The following proteins are co-located in the Canis lupus dingo isolate Sandy chromosome 31, ASM325472v2, whole genome shotgun sequence genome:
- the CLDN8 gene encoding claudin-8: protein MATYALQIAGLVLGGFGMVGTLAVTIMPQWRVSAFIGSNIVVFENFWEGLWMNCVRQANIRMQCKVYDSLLALSPDLQASRGLMCAASVLSFLAFMTAVLGMKCTRCTGDDEKIKGHILLTAGIIFIVTGILVLIPVSWVANSIIREFYNPIVETAQKHELGDALYIGWTTALVLIAGGALFCCVSCYSEKSRSYRYSIPSHRTAQKSYHMEKKSPSVYSRSQYV from the coding sequence ATGGCTACCTACGCTCTGCAAATTGCTGGACTGGTGCTTGGTGGTTTTGGCATGGTGGGCACACTGGCTGTTACCATCATGCCTCAGTggagagtgtctgccttcattgGAAGCAACATTGTGGTTTTTGAAAACTTCTGGGAGGGACTGTGGATGAATTGCGTGAGACAAGCTAACATTAGGATGCAATGCAAAGTCTACGATTCCCTGCTGGCTCTCTCTCCAGACCTACAGGCATCCAGAGGGCTGATGTGTGCTGCGTCTGTGCTGTCCTTCCTGGCTTTCATGACCGCTGTCCTGGGCATGAAATGTACCAGGTGCACTGGGGACGATGAGAAGATAAAGGGACACATATTGCTGACAGCTGGTATCATCTTCATCGTCACGGGCATCCTGGTGCTCATCCCGGTGAGCTGGGTGGCCAATTCCATCATCAGAGAGTTCTACAACCCAATAGTGGAGACTGCCCAAAAGCATGAGCTTGGAGATGCTCTCTACATAGGCTGGACCACCGCGCTGGTGCTGATCGCTGGAGGGGCCCTGTTCTGCTGTGTTTCCTGTTACAGTGAGAAGAGCAGAAGCTACAGATACTCCATACCTTCCCATCGCACAGCCCAAAAAAGCTATCACATGGAAAAGAAGTCACCGAGCGTGTACTCCAGAAGTCAGTATGTTTAG